The Arachis hypogaea cultivar Tifrunner chromosome 16, arahy.Tifrunner.gnm2.J5K5, whole genome shotgun sequence genome contains a region encoding:
- the LOC112756346 gene encoding proliferating cell nuclear antigen, with product MLELRLVQGSLLKKVLEAIRELVNDANFDCSATGFSLQAMDSSHVALVALLLRSEGFEHYRCDRNISMGMNLNNMAKMLRCAGNDDIITVKGDDGSDTVTFMFESPTQDKISDFEMKLMDIDSEHLGIPEAEYHAIVRMPSAEFARICKDLSSIGDTVVISVTKEGVKFSTKGDIGTANIVCRQNSSVDKPEEATTVEMNEPVSLTFALRYMNSFTKATPLSNQVTISLSNELPVVVEYKIAEMGYVRFYLAPKIEEEEEETKPEV from the exons ATGCTGGAACTCCGTTTAGTGCAAGGTTCTCTGCTGAAGAAGGTTCTAGAAGCAATCAGGGAGCTCGTGAACGATGCGAACTTCGATTGCTCCGCGACTGGGTTCTCACTCCAGGCCATGGACTCGAGCCACGTTGCTCTCGTGGCCCTCCTACTGCGGTCCGAAGGGTTCGAGCACTACCGGTGCGACCGTAACATCTCGATGGGGATGAATCTCAACAACATGGCCAAGATGCTACGGTGCGCCGGAAATGATGACATCATCACCGTCAAGGGCGATGACGGCAGCGACACGGTCACTTTCATGTTTGAGAGCCCAA CACAAGATAAAATTTCTGATTTTGAGATGAAGTTGATGGATATCGACAGTGAGCACCTTGGAATTCCTGAGGCAGAGTACCATGCCATTGTTAGAATGCCGTCTGCTGAGTTTGCTAGGATTTGCAAAGATCTTAGCAGTATTGGTGACACTG TTGTCATTTCTGTTACTAAGGAAGGTGTAAAGTTTTCCACAAAGGGTGATATTGGAACTGCAAACATAGTCTGCAGGCAGAACTCTTCTGTGGATAAG CCTGAAGAAGCCACTACTGTAGAGATGAATGAGCCTGTATCCTTGACATTTGCATTGCGGTACATGAACTCATTCACAAAGGCAACTCCATTGTCTAACCAAGTTACCATCAGTCTTTCAAATGAGCTTCCAGTTGTGGTTGAATACAAGATTGCTGAGATGGGTTATGTCCGCTTCTATTTGGCTCCCAAgatagaagaggaagaagaggagacaAAACCTGAAGTTTAG
- the LOC140179961 gene encoding uncharacterized protein: MWRQIIASLGIQQKFSSVEHPQTNGQVEAVNKVILQGLKKRLDQKKGTWADELASVLWSYRTTQHRRDPFQLTYRVDAVIPVEIGEPSPRILLGGVDEAIEKDLVDEAREMAHLLETVLKQKMALRYNAKVLKREFERDDLVMRRNDIGLLTPGQGKLAANWEGPYKVKEVLGNGAYKLERLDGKEIPRTWNSVNLRRFYPSSQGMLGEQTTYQVQPGE, translated from the exons ATGTGGAGACAGATAATAGCCAG CCTGGGCATACAGCAAAAGTTCTCGTCAGTTGAACATCCTCAGACTAACGGACAAGTAGAAGCGGTGAACAAGGTCATCCTGCAGGGCCTCAAGAAGCGACTTGACCAGAAAAAGGGGACATGGGCGGACGAGCTAGCATCAGTCCTCTGGTCCTACCGCACGACCCAGCACCGGAGAGACCCCTTTCAACTCACGTATAGGGTAGACGCAGTAATACCTGTAGAGATCGGCGAACCGAGCCCGCGGATACTCCTAGGAGGAGTCGACGAAGCCATAGAAAAAGACTTGGTAGATGAAGCCAGGGAGATGGCCCACTTGTTGGAAACGGTGTTAAAACAGAAGATGGCTCTGCGCTACAATGCCAAGGTACTCAAGAGAGAATTCGAGCGGGACGACCTGGTCATGCGACGCAACGATATCGGGTTACTAACACCCGGGCAAGGAAAGCTGGCGGCAAATTGGGAAGGCCCGTACAAAGTGAAAGAAGTGCTCGGCAATGGGGCCTACAAATTGGAACGGCTTGATGGCAAAGAAATACCAAGGACATGGAATTCGGTTAACCTAAGGAGGTTTTATCCTAGCAGCCAAGGCATGCTAGGCGAGCAAACGACCTACCAGGTTCAACCAGGCGAGTAA